Proteins encoded in a region of the Inquilinus sp. KBS0705 genome:
- a CDS encoding DUF2961 domain-containing protein: MRKHIFLAGMLCALAVTAVAQQKFNGLDANMGNIYRLSDAVSRSISPENFKGEKGKGGMATTGNGAQAARDLGQTWKVSPSVTIKKHTTYTVAEIDGQGAIQHIWMTPTGNWRYSIIRFYWDDETTPSVEAPVGDFFCMGWGKYAPITSLAVVVNPGSAFNCYWPMPFRKKCRITMENIDDEDMVLYYQVDYTLTKVPDDAAYFHAQFRRINPLPYKKDYVLVDSIQGKGQYVGTYLAYGSNKNGWWGEGEIKFFMDGDTKFPTIIGTGTEDYFCGSYDFDTRKKRPDGSEGTEYTEFSGPYTGLPQVIRGDGHYNIAQRFGLYRWHITDPIRFEKNLKVTLQALGWRHDGRYLPLQDDLASVVFWYQEGPHGPFPKLLTRDELEVN; this comes from the coding sequence ATGAGAAAGCATATTTTTTTGGCGGGCATGCTTTGTGCCTTAGCCGTAACTGCCGTGGCGCAGCAAAAATTTAATGGGCTTGATGCTAATATGGGCAACATTTACCGCCTGTCTGATGCGGTGAGCCGGTCTATAAGCCCCGAAAATTTTAAGGGTGAAAAAGGCAAAGGCGGTATGGCCACAACCGGAAACGGCGCGCAGGCTGCGCGCGATTTGGGCCAAACCTGGAAAGTGAGCCCCAGCGTAACCATCAAAAAACACACTACCTACACCGTTGCCGAAATTGACGGGCAGGGTGCTATACAACATATATGGATGACCCCAACCGGCAACTGGCGCTACTCCATCATCCGCTTTTATTGGGACGATGAAACAACCCCATCTGTAGAGGCACCAGTGGGCGACTTTTTTTGCATGGGCTGGGGCAAGTACGCGCCCATAACATCGCTGGCGGTAGTAGTAAACCCTGGCAGCGCGTTCAATTGCTACTGGCCAATGCCTTTCCGCAAAAAGTGCCGCATTACCATGGAGAACATTGATGACGAGGATATGGTGCTTTATTACCAGGTAGATTATACACTGACCAAAGTACCGGATGATGCCGCTTATTTCCATGCCCAGTTCAGGAGGATAAACCCGCTGCCTTATAAAAAAGACTATGTACTGGTAGATAGTATACAGGGCAAGGGCCAGTATGTAGGTACCTACCTGGCCTATGGTTCAAATAAAAACGGCTGGTGGGGCGAGGGCGAGATAAAATTTTTTATGGATGGCGACACCAAATTCCCAACCATAATAGGTACCGGCACCGAGGATTACTTTTGCGGATCGTATGACTTTGATACCCGCAAAAAGCGGCCCGATGGCAGCGAGGGTACGGAGTATACCGAATTTAGCGGCCCGTACACCGGTTTGCCGCAGGTAATACGCGGCGACGGGCATTATAACATTGCCCAGCGCTTCGGGCTATACCGCTGGCATATTACCGACCCTATACGTTTTGAAAAGAACCTGAAGGTTACTTTGCAGGCTTTAGGCTGGCGGCACGATGGCCGTTACCTGCCTTTACAGGACGACCTGGCATCGGTGGTGTTTTGGTACCAGGAAGGACCGCACGGGCCGTTCCCTAAACTACTAACAAGGGACGAACTGGAAGTTAATTAA
- a CDS encoding DEAD/DEAH box helicase has translation MWAEKFKLKKLLVRSVVDAGFNTPKEIQLKTLGRITGGQDVIGIGPEGCGKTTTYVISTINRFNHNAEGVPRVLILAPDQEKIFEIVAQFDRLNQNKSLTIVTLHAGTGTEQQMDELADGADIVIATPDRARAIYLKLGLNLNKVELLVIDDAHQIVKKGLQLPVVELANSIGKAQHLVFSEVLHDKLEKMIAPFMHLPTTIEVEELADAQLPMHPQMLYHVPNFGTKLNLLNLFLYDEELFTKAVVFANTRQTAETVYKSLSNRMGGAVAILNPTDYEYNLVKDISEFKTNDKLRVLIVANENTESIDLNNIPFIIHLDVPADKAVYIEHVSNHDATADDETLALTFITDLELDQVVKIEHNTGQKMQRAELPAELVIEKERKQKEAEKEAAKKPAKPDPNKYEPGAAFHEKKPENSKTYNFSSGYKAKLNNKKKH, from the coding sequence GTGTGGGCAGAAAAGTTTAAGCTTAAAAAGTTATTGGTACGATCGGTTGTTGACGCGGGGTTTAATACCCCCAAAGAGATACAGTTGAAAACGCTGGGCCGCATTACCGGCGGGCAGGATGTTATTGGCATTGGCCCCGAAGGCTGCGGTAAAACCACCACATACGTGATAAGCACCATTAACCGTTTTAACCACAATGCCGAAGGTGTGCCCCGTGTACTTATATTAGCCCCCGACCAGGAAAAGATATTTGAGATAGTGGCCCAGTTTGACAGGCTGAACCAAAATAAATCGTTAACCATAGTTACCCTGCATGCCGGTACAGGTACCGAACAGCAAATGGACGAATTGGCCGATGGTGCCGATATTGTTATTGCCACGCCCGACCGTGCACGAGCCATTTACCTTAAATTGGGTTTAAACCTGAACAAGGTTGAATTGTTGGTTATTGACGATGCCCACCAGATAGTAAAAAAAGGCCTGCAATTACCTGTAGTGGAGTTAGCCAATAGCATTGGCAAAGCCCAGCACCTTGTTTTTAGCGAGGTTTTGCATGATAAGTTAGAAAAGATGATAGCCCCGTTTATGCACTTGCCTACTACAATTGAGGTAGAGGAACTGGCTGACGCGCAATTACCTATGCACCCGCAGATGCTGTACCATGTGCCCAACTTTGGCACTAAGCTTAACCTGCTGAATTTGTTTTTGTATGACGAAGAACTGTTTACCAAAGCTGTAGTTTTTGCCAATACCCGCCAAACTGCCGAAACGGTTTACAAGAGCCTGAGTAACCGCATGGGCGGTGCCGTAGCCATATTAAACCCTACCGACTATGAGTATAACCTGGTAAAGGATATTAGTGAGTTTAAAACGAATGATAAGCTGCGTGTGCTGATAGTGGCAAATGAAAATACCGAAAGCATCGACCTTAACAATATTCCGTTTATTATACATTTGGATGTGCCTGCCGATAAGGCGGTGTATATTGAGCATGTGAGCAACCATGATGCCACTGCGGATGATGAAACCCTTGCCCTAACGTTTATTACCGACCTGGAACTGGACCAGGTAGTGAAGATTGAGCATAACACCGGCCAAAAAATGCAGCGTGCCGAATTACCCGCCGAACTGGTGATAGAAAAGGAACGCAAGCAAAAAGAAGCCGAAAAAGAAGCTGCCAAAAAACCCGCCAAACCCGACCCAAACAAATACGAACCAGGCGCAGCCTTCCACGAAAAGAAACCCGAAAATTCAAAAACGTATAATTTCAGCTCGGGCTATAAGGCAAAGTTGAATAATAAGAAGAAGCATTAA